Proteins found in one Pelobates fuscus isolate aPelFus1 chromosome 10, aPelFus1.pri, whole genome shotgun sequence genomic segment:
- the LOC134575868 gene encoding steroid 17-alpha-hydroxylase/17,20 lyase produces MLALLVAGLILALGLIITSFSLLTRKNHKDVKYPKSLPSLPVIGSLLHLGHHLLPHIHFCNLQKKYGSLYSFNMGSHYVVIVNNHQHAKEVLLKKGKTFAGRPRTVTTNILSRNGKDIAFADYSPSWKFHRKIVHSAVNMFGEGTIAIEEIISREASSLCQTLIGFQSNPLDMAPELTRAVTNVVCALCFNTRYNRGDTEFQQMLSYSKGIVDTVAKDSLVDIFPWLQIFPNQDLSLLKNSVAKRDKLLEQKLKEHEEAFCSEAIKDLTDALLKAKLSVENNNSNISQDVGLTEDHLLMTVGDIFGAGVETTSTVLKWAVAYLLHYPEVQLKIQEELDAQVGFERYPLISDRGKLHYLEATIAEVLRIRPVSPLLIPHVAMEESSIGEYTIQKDARVVINLWSLHHDPNEWKNPEVFNPDRFLDENGNRIYSPCPSYMPFGAGIRVCLGEALAKMEIFLFLSWILQRFTLVVPEGEQLPDLEGRFGVVLQVNTFKVIAKLRNGWKNIDTAT; encoded by the exons ATGCTTGCCTTGCTAGTTGCAGGATTGATTCTAGCACTGGGGCTAATTATTACTTCTTTTTCGTTGTTGACAaggaaaaaccacaaggatgtaaagtaCCCAAAGAGCTTACCATCATTACCTGTGATTGGGAGTTTACTTCACCTTGGTCATCACCTTCTTCCACACATCCATTTCTGCAATTTACAGAAAAAGTATGGGAGTCTCTACTCATTTAATATGGGCTCCCATTACGTTGTCATTGTCAACAACCACCAGCATGCCAAGGAGGTCTTGTTGAAGAAAGGGAAAACGTTTGCTGGGAGGCCACGTACA gtaACAACTAATATTTTATCAAGGAACGGAAAAGACATTGCCTTTGCAGACTACAGCCCAAGCTGGAAATTTCACCGCAAGATAGTACATTCAGCTGTCAACATGTTCGGAGAAGGGACCATCGCTATCGAGGAAATCA TTTCTCGTGAGGCTTCATCACTGTGCCAAACGCTCATCGGTTTCCAAAGCAATCCATTGGACATGGCACCAGAACTGACCCGGGCTGTAACCAACGTGGTTTGCGCACTATGTTTCAATACCAGATACAACAGAGGAGATACAGAGTTTCAGCAAATGTTGAGTTATAGTAAAGGCATAGTGGACACAGTTGCCAAAGATAGCTTAGTGGATATCTTTCCTTGGCTACAG ATATTTCCAAACCAAGATCTGAGTTTATTGAAGAACTCTGTGGCAAAGCGAGATAAGCTTCTGGAACAGAAATTGAAGGAACATGAA GAGGCATTTTGTAGCGAGGCAATAAAAGACTTGACAGATGCTCTTCTGAAAGCAAAGCTTAGCGTGGAAAACAACAACAGCAATATTTCCCAGGATGTGGGGCTCACCGAGGATCACCTGCTTATGACGGTCGGGGATATATTTGGAGCAGGAGTGGAAACCACTTCAACTGTATTGAAGTGGGCAGTGGCTTATTTATTACACTATCCAGAG GTCCAACTCAAAATCCAAGAGGAACTTGATGCCCAGGTTGGATTTGAAAGATACCCATTGATCAGTGACAGAGGGAAGTTGCACTATTTGGAAGCCACCATTGCTGAAGTGCTACGTATTCGCCCCGTGTCGCCGCTGCTCATTCCGCATGTCGCCATGGAAGAATCGAG CATTGGAGAATACACAATTCAAAAAGATGCTCGTGTGGTTATAAATCTCTGGTCTCTTCATCATGACCCCAATGAATGGAAAAACCCTGAAGTCTTTAATCCAG accGATTCTTGGACGAGAATGGAAATCGTATTTATTCCCCCTGCCCAAGTTACATGCCTTTTGGTGCTGGGATCCGTGTTTGTCTTGGAGAAGCCTTGGCCAAAATGGAAATCTTTCTCTTCCTTTCGTGGATTCTGCAGAGGTTTACCTTGGTGGTTCCAGAGGGTGAACAGCTTCCAGACCTGGAAGGGAGGTTTGGGGTAGTTCTTCAAGTGAACACGTTCAAGGTGATTGCTAAATTGAGGAATGGTTGGAAGAACATAGACACCGCCACCTGA